In the genome of Raphanus sativus cultivar WK10039 chromosome 4, ASM80110v3, whole genome shotgun sequence, one region contains:
- the LOC108853877 gene encoding protein HEAT-STRESS-ASSOCIATED 32 yields the protein MAGHYRWKSFEENEDRPEKPRRYGVTEMRGPRYSVLSQNVLQEIFESMGQFVDGLKFSGGSNSLIPKSFIKQAIDMAHEHDVYVSTGDWAEHVLRSGGPSAFKEYVEECKQLGFDTIELNANLLEIPEDTLLRYVRMIKNGGLRAKPIFAVKFNKSDIPGRRNRAFGSYVVPEPRSSEFVEDVDLLIRKAERCLEAGADTIMIDADDVCKYADSIRADIIAKVIGRLGVEKTMFEASDAKLAEWFIKRYGPNVNLYVDHSQIMDLECLRGRHLGKDHKSVLSSSYFLF from the exons GAGATGCGAGGTCCTCGTTACTCCGTTCTCAGCCAGAACGTTCTTCAG GAAATATTTGAATCCATGGGGCAGTTTGTTGACGGGTTAAAGTTCTCGGGAGGCTCCAACAGTTTGATTCCAAAGTCATTCATCAAGCAAGCCATTGATATGGCTCATGAGCACGATGTTTATGTTAGTACTGGTGATTGGGCTGAACATGTTCTTCGTAGTGGTGGCCCTTCAGCTTTCAAAGAGTATGTAGAG GAGTGTAAGCAGTTAGGGTTCGACACTATTGAGCTGAATGCAAATTTACTTGAGATTCCAGAGGACACTCTTCTGCGATATGTACGTATGATCAAGAACGGTGGTCTTAGAGCCAAACCAATCTTTGCTGTGAAGTTCAACAAGTCTGATATTCCTGGAAGGAGGAACAGGGCGTTTGGTTCCTATGTCGTTCCTGAGCCTCGATCAAGCG AGTTTGTTGAGGACGTTGATCTCTTGATAAGAAAAGCTGAAAGGTGTTTAGAAGCAGGGGCAGACACCATTATGATTGATGCAGATGATGTATGCAAATACGCGGATTCTATCCGAGCGGACATAATCGCTAAAGTCATAGGACGTTTGGGAGTAGAGAAGACTATGTTTGAAGCATCTGATGCCAAGTTAGCTGAGTGGTTCATCAAACGTTACGGTCCAAAT gTGAATCTCTATGTGGATCATTCTCAGATAATGGATCTGGAGTGCCTCCGTGGTCGTCATCTGGGTAAAGATCACAAGTCCGTCCTCAGTTCCTCCTACTTCTTGTTTTAA